aggtactgggagatgaagaagcttgcacaggatagagtagcatggagagctgcatcaaaccagtctctggactgaacaccaccacaacaacaacaacaagggactGATTTCTTCTGTTCTGCGTTACATTCATCATTACTCCAAGTATCAGGAATCGCAGCACGCAGCTTCCAGCGAGTGGAGTACTCAGATACAGCAGAGGACCAACTTCCCCAATAAGCTTCGGGAACTGATGCATTGGATGACTGAGAAGATACTGCGAAATAAATCGGAAAGCAAAGCGTCGTGAACACGGACTTCAAGCCGTTGCTCACAGCTGAGATGATTGTGTGTGGACATGGTCTTCTGGaggaagtattaaaaataaaaaaatttaaaaatcgtacACGAAAATAAAGGATCGCCTCGGTGACAGGTGTGGGGGAGGAGTCATGGCCAGGCCTCCTCGCccccgcctgcctgcctgcatgGTGCTGACCAGCGCCTTCCTGAACAAGAAAGTCAGAACATCACAAGGAAAGCGGACAGCTGAGACAGCATGGCGGATGGGCCTCTGGGTTCTTCACCTGTGCCCCCTTTATCGCCACCTGCCTGACACTGAcgccctaaaaaattaaaaaataaagcttTGGCACGGAAGATATCGTGTAGAGAAAGGGATGGTGTAGTGgctaaaaaataaaatggaaaaaagtggTTAAGGTGGCCAGTTTTAGTCTGCACTtagtgggttcgaatcctgtcacttcCATTAATTTTAATTCGTGCTAAAAGTTGTTAGTTAAAGAAGTTCAAATGATTCTAGCTACGTGTGCCGAAGTTCTGTGTTTGTTTCTCACGTCAGGCAATCTTTTTTTATCAAGCAGAAGCAGCATCTCCCCCATCTCTGGTAACCTGGAGGAGAGTCGGTATAGATTGGACCCTGACAGTGGAGGAAGTCATGCCAGGTCGAAACTCTGTCAGCAGTTACCTTTCTTACGCGGTATTTTTTTTATCAATGAGTCAATCGCCGTGCAAGGTCACAGGGCACTTGACTCTTACTGTAATTGAGCTTGAGATATGGAAAATATTGGTGCCGCATTCAAATCTCCATTTTCGTCACGTCTGAGCCCTTTGAGATGATACATTTCCTTCGTTTCATTGTTTCGTCATGTGTACAAAGTCCACAAGACCTCCACAAGCCACATgtctgggttggaatcctggcctgTCATTACAAGTTGCAACGTGCGCGCATTAAACTACATGTGACAAATTATTGTTAATGATTCTCTGGGCTTTGTCAACAATAATGTTTAGACTCCCAAGTCAGACACGAAAATTTTCGTCATATCATGTAAGGCTTATGCCGCTCCTAGCTCCTCGTGAAAAAGAATTCGATAGTCAACGTGTCTTTGTATATAGTCAACAACGAAGTGTGTAATGTTCGATTCGTAGTAAGCACAGAAATTTTCGTCATGTTATTTAGAATTCAGACGTGTAAATATTTCGCTGCTGTTGAAGTAAGCCAACATGCAACGTCTACACGTGACAAGAAGTGAATGTAGTGGGgtgcagggttcgaatcctggtaaaGCAAAACATTttcgtcttgtcatttcagttTATCATCTCGCCACTGGTAAAAAATGACGCTTTCTAATGTTTGATTGTGCTTACTTAACTaagtcctgggttcgaatctctgGTCGACAGAAAACTTTGTCATATGATATATTTCTGCCGTTTCATTGTTTCCTCACGTCTGCAAAGTCATCAAAAAATTCACAAGAGGCACATgtttgggttcgagtcctggcgtaTCATTTCACACATGAGCACTCTTTCTCACTTGTGAAACCATCGTTATGATATTTCATGTTATTGGTAACAGGAATAGTAGCTGATGGATTGTATTTGGAGAGCGTACTGCAGAAACAAAATTTCGTCATACAATTTCAAGGTGAAAATTGCTTTTCCATGTGTCGTTTATTGCAATAAATTTGCGTTTACAAGTGTAATGGCTGTGTAATCTCTAACTCCATATGTTCTGGTATTTGTATCATCGTAGTATTAATTTCCATCTAGACTGGTAGTCACACAGAGCAGTTGTCTCTTGTGTTCTCTTGCAGTAACCATGTGGTATAATGAAACAACTGTACCCAAAAGGAGCAGAGGATCTGTGTTATGTGGATTGCCTACAAATCAAGTGAAACACAATTCTGGTCATTCGGGTAGTTTTGAGTATGATAGTACATGTTAGATGAAAGTGCATTTGCTATCAGGCCCACcaaatctgacacacacacacacacacacacacacacacacacacacacacacaaattttttatGGGAACAGAGTTACCAGTTTGGTGTTTTTTTATATCTGaacaattctgtgtgtgtgtgtgtgtgtgtgtgtgtgtgtgtgtgtgtgtgtgtgtgtgtgtctgcctctcTGTCTGTCAGAAACTTTCAGTACTTGGTGAGTCTTTGACAAGAAATGGACCGATAattggactgttttttttttttttttttgtgggatatGAGGAGAGTGACTTCGAAAACCAGGAGATGGGATTCTTCTTGAGTGTGATATCTGGTAGTTAAGCTGCAGACAGAGTAGTAGTATTAGATGCAACAAGGCTGTTCTGTAGTGGAGGTGAGCAACTGGTTAGCTACAGCGTACTGAGATCAAAGGAGCTGACTTCCAGGAATGAGTGTGACAAAATGTGACAACGTAATTCTTTCAGAGATTGTACAATGGTATTTGTAATTGATGAtgagaaaagattttttttatgaTGGAAGTAGAACAGATTTACTGTAGCTTAACAGACGCAGAGTTGCGCACTGTTTTGTATTGCAGGAGGAGAGATACGGTAGGTTTGTTTCAGGACAGATTAGTATTCACTGCAGTTGTGTTGTCTCGTGTGGCAGTTTTACTCATTATGTGTGATGTGTGTTTGTAGCAGAGAGTGgaaatttgtgtgttttgtgcaggagGCTCCCCGCAGAGCAGAGAGGCAGGAGGCTGATCCTGGTGACTGAGCAGGGAGCAGTGGGGGAGATGAGGGCGCTGCTCGCCGTGGGGGACAACGTGGGGGCGAGGGGTGGGGCGAGGGGGTGGACTGCCCTGCACGTCGCAGCATCCAGGGGAGACGTCGAGGCGACAGGGCTGCTGGTGGATGCGGGGGCGGCTGTGGACGCCAGGATCACCTGGCAGCAGTGGACACCTCTGTGCGTGGCTGCGGAGAGGGACAGAGCCACTGTGGCGCGGCTGCTGTTGCGGGCTAACGCCGATCACAAGGCCAGGGATGGCAGTGGGTGGACGCCGCTGCACTTGGCTGCACGCTGTGGCAACGCAGAAGTGGCGGCTGCCCTGCTCCAGGTGGGGGCCGAAAGGGATGCCACGACTGGTGACAGTGGGGCCACAGCAGTGGACCTCGCCAGGGAGAACAAGGACAGTCGGCTGATGGAGATGCTGTCATGAGGCAGCCAGTCCAACAAACTCTCtgcaaaaaaaaactgaaacaactTCTCCAGTAACAATTTGCATCTTTCTTCAATAAACAATTCAAAAATTCAATCCTACTGTCACTGACTAATTTTCCCCTCCTTGAGTAGCTCACAAAAAACGTCTCGAGTACACTTCTAGACTAAATTTTACAAAAGTCAACAGTTCATTGTGAACAAACACAACTGATCTATAATATCTAATCGCCGAAAAGTATTTCACATCAGGCTATTCTAATTTGCAACATACTGAGATCATTCCTATATCAGTTCTATCACCAGAATTTTCGCTTCTGATACCAGAAGCAATTTACATCAATTTACTTCAGCATTTTCAACAAATATTGTACTCTGCCGTACCTCCTGCGTTTAATAACAATGGGATATTAGTAGCAATATTCACACTACATCACATGCCCATCATCTGGAACAATACAGTCAGTCCACATTTAACTAAACACAATAAGAGCACAACCTCACACCTCTCAGTTCCCACACAGCTGTAACGCTGCTCTTGCAAAACACGCCACCACCTACCAGACGACGTGGACCTTTACTCTGACTTTAGAGAGTAATGCAGTTGATTTACCCACTCTCTCTTCCACATTCCCCTCCTGTCGGTATGCCCTGCACTTGTAGACCACTTCGTTTATGAAGACACAAAAGATCCATTTTGATTGTAACGGAAAGCAGTCACCAGATACAGGAAATTAGTTGGAAAGCAACGATGCCACATACACTATGTAGAGGAAATCCTGTCCctatcctatttttgtctgtactttacaTAAAAGATTGCAACTACCAAAGTAATTCTAATTGTATTCGAGACAGAACCCTGAGGCCCAAATTTCAGCACATGAAAGCAATTTCACAATGACGCACACGAATCTCGACACTCATCAGTCACGATGGTGCAGCTGAGATGGCAACGCAAGTCGTGGAACTGCAGGTAATAAAATTACATTTACTTTGATTCATACACCGAGCCAATAAGTATAATGAAGACTGTATGCCTATCGAGTCAATTACTATTACGTTACTCAAGTCTCTTATTTCTGACTCCACAGTTTCTCTGACTTTAAACAGCTTTTAAGTCGGAATAATTCGTCTGTACTTTTTAAATAAGCAGCTATTCCATATCGCTGCAGGTACCAACGGCAGGGCCAGCACTACACTTTCTGGACTGTGAGTAAATGTTGCTGGGCCCCTCCTCCAAATTTATTTTAAACTCCTTAATATGGATAACGTCAGAAAGTGTTAATGCAAAAGATCAGTCAATGGCTTCTTCTTAAGAAACTATAACTCTCACAGTATGCATAACTGTACTTTCTCCCCACCTTTTTTGGAAGCTTAAACTTCTATAATCCAGATATAATGCAATGAGTGCATAAATTCTGATCCTGTTGCGATCGTAGCTGATCCAACATGCCGCTCTTGCCCCACTGTCGTTCTGTAACAGTTATCAACTCTTGCAAGAAAGCTCAGATATACTCTGCGTGGGCGACGGTAACACGCAAAGTGCAGAACAATCCATAAGGCAGTCACTGTACTTTGCAGTACGTCACTGAAACTGTACTTACGAAGAGCATCGAGAAAGCGCAGAAGTGGCTCAGACACAAAATTGCCTTCACAAATCTTTTTTAACAGCAAAATTTCTTCTCTCAGACCCTCCTCATTAACATCTACACTGTAGAAAAATTCGTCGTTTTCCACAAGCTGTGGGTCTGGAGAATCGTGTTCGCTTACATAGTTCCACAGGAAACGGAATGTGTCCTCGTTGTATGTGGCTGCACACGGTACACTTAAGTTTCCTGCAGCTGTGTAATAACGTGGGAAACAGTTAGCTGAAAACTGTTCTTCGAGCTCTTCAATATCAATACTTACACTCTGCAATTTCACATTCATGCTATTAAATCTCTGTACTATGCATTTCCAAACTGTCAACAGGAATACTGGTTCAGTAAAACTGAAGCCTCATTTCACGCTAGTGATTTCTCACAGGGATTATATTGGTAACATGCGTGAGAGCAATTTTCATTTGGACTGTTCTGCCGACCAATGTTTCTTTGATAAACTTTTGATTGCTTCCGGtttaatgaaagaaagaagttaaaCCCAGCGTTGTGTGGAACCAGTGGAACAATTACAAAAGTTTTGCACTAAGTTGAAAAATGAACGCGCCTTCTGACAACAGCTTGGAACTGTGGTGtcaactaaattcaaagaatgtgctgcacgagTCACAGAATGCACACTCTGATGTCGCTACTAATTGCGTGCCTGAGAACCTGTGAAAGCTCGTGACGAATTTCTAGCGCCGCTGTCCTCAAGAGTCAGGAGTATTAACGGGATTTGTGGACAGGACTTTCAGTACGGCCTCAGCTAGGTTTCCAGACTTGTGACTCCTGGGTTTAGTAACAAGAAAAGCAAACGTTCAACAcgctcaccattctcgttcacatacctCAGTACGAAaggtaattgatcaatatgtgaaatgtcaacagtacatctacatctacatggttgttttgttgtagtcctcagtccagagactagtttgatgcagctctctatgttactctgtcctgtgcaagcttcttcatctcccagtacctactgcaacctacatcctattcatctcttggtctccctctacgatttttactctccacactgctctcgaatactaaattggtgctcccttgaagcctcagaacatgtcctaccaaccgatgtcttcttctagtcaagttttgccacaaattcctcttctcccaaattctattcagtacttcctcattagttacgtgacctacccatctaatcttcagcattcttctgtagcaccacatttcgaaaccttctattctcttcttttccaaactatttatcgtccatgtttcacctccatatatggctacactccatacaaatactttcagaaaagacttcgtgacgcttaattctatactcgatgttagctaatttctcttcttcagaaacgctttccttaccgttagcagtctacattttatatcctctctacttcgaccatcatcagatagtttgctccccaaatatcaaaagtcatctactactttaagtgtctcatttccgaacctAATTCCCCCCCATCAcccaaattaattcgactacattccgttatcctcgttttgcttatgttggtgTGCAtcctatatccccctttcaagacactgtccattccgttcaactgctcatccaggtatctacatggatactctgaaaacacttaagtgcctggcagagggttcatcgaacaactttcACAATAATTATCCATTATTCCACACAGCGGCCAGAAAAAACGAACACTACATCTATTTGTACGATCTCTGATTTATTGTTCTGTAGGGCGGGCTACCACAGCCAAGCGTCGACATTTtcccaaagaaaattccgcactggctgtatgaatgaaatggttcaaatggctctgagcactatgggacttaacatctgtggtcatcagtgccctagaactgagaactacttaaacctaaccaacctaaggacatcacacacatccatgcccgaggcaggattcgaacctgcgaccgtagtggtgacgcggtttcagactgaagcgcctagaaccgcatggccacaccagccggcccacatgtatgaatgatttttattaaatctgcgactggtttcgcaccacttatcggtacaTCCTCAGGCAATCTCTACAAAAAATAATAgaataagagctcatataaactattcggTCCCCCAATTCTGAGATATAAATTGAACTTTTAAACAAccagttttttgaatgaaacaagaaagtactcacatacgctATTTATGACATGGTAATGTTGAACTGCCACGCGGCTCCTCTCAGCTTGCACAGTAACTTCTGATATGTTTACATGGCCCTAATTCCACTGTTTGTTCATGCTATTGTTTGCGCTCTTTGTCGTCCGAGTGTAGGGGAGTTTTATCACcatcgtattttatttttagttttaggtCATTCCCACTCCCATcactcaaaaaaaatttaaaaaaggtttttaaattttaactaccgctttcacgagatgacggtatattggacgtgaatggtggggagtggctacagggcaatgttcaacgttaccatgttataaatagcgtatttgAGTACTTTCTTGTCTCATTCAAAAAACTGGTTGTTTAAAAGTTCAATTTGTACCTCAGAATtgggggatcgaatagtttatatgagctcttattatagtattttttgtacagattggctgaggatgcaccgataagtggtgcgaaaccggtcgcagatttaataaaaagccGGGCgatggtggccgatcggttctaggcgcttcagtctggaactgagcgaccgctacggtcgcaggttcgaatcctgcctcgggtatggatatgtgtgatgtccttaggttagttaggtttaagtagttctaagttctaggagactgatgacctgagatgttaagtcccatagtgcttagagcaatttgaaatttaataaaaatcattgatacagccaCTGTGGAATATTCTTTTGAAAAAAGatctctgatctcccttatttctccctatgtaggtcggcgtcaacaaaatattttcccacttggaggataaagttggtgataaatatttcgtgagaagattccgccgcaaggaaaaacgcctttgtctaaaTGATGTCCACACCATATCCTGTATCCTGTCAGTAAAACTCtcacccatatttcacgataatacaaaacgtgctactcatCTTTGGACTTTCTCtatgtacttcgttaatcctatctggttaagggtcccacaccacgcagcagtactctaaaggaggacggacaggtgtagtgtaggcagtctctttagtagatatgttgcatcttctgagtgttctgccaataaaacgttgtcattggttatccttccccacaacattttctttgcactgtaagttgttcgtaattgtagttcctaaagTCGAGCCGATATATGATGATCCCTGGTGTTTTGGCCTAactgtaggtatttagttgaatttacagcctttacattagtgtgtaaccgaagtttaacggatcccttttagcactcatagttttcattatttaagctcgattgccaattttcgtaccatttagatatcttttttagatcgttttgcaatttgttttgatcttctgataactttactagttgataaacgacagcatcaattgcaaacaacctaagacggctgctcagattgtctcccagatcgtttatatagataagcaacggcagagggcctgtaacacttctctGGGGAATGCCATgaattaacttctggtttactcaatgactttctgtcagttactgcgaactgtgacctctctgacaggcaatcacgaatgcagtcacataactgagacgatattccataagcacgcaatttcactgtaaGTGTCTTGCGTggcacagtgtcaaaggccttctggaaatctaaaaataaggattcaatttgaaattccttgtcaatagcactcaacacttcgtgtgggtaaagagttgtgtttcacaagaacgatgtagaatctactattatagagcaATATTTGGCCTGTTTGATATCACATACGCTAACCTTTTTTTGAAGAGATATGAAGTGATGGAAGTGAATGGGGTAACCAAATCAAGACAACCTGTAAATGAAGAATGTAAGATTAAATACTGTGTTTATGATGAAGAACTGAGTGATATTATACACAATACTCGTGTAATGCACAATGC
This DNA window, taken from Schistocerca serialis cubense isolate TAMUIC-IGC-003099 chromosome 11, iqSchSeri2.2, whole genome shotgun sequence, encodes the following:
- the LOC126427178 gene encoding ankyrin repeat and protein kinase domain-containing protein 1-like, with product MAKCVSLDNPNVLPEICFHLSSHDRNLYKYLIFSLLVLESGFSIASLKRISLPAESGNLCVLCRRLPAEQRGRRLILVTEQGAVGEMRALLAVGDNVGARGGARGWTALHVAASRGDVEATGLLVDAGAAVDARITWQQWTPLCVAAERDRATVARLLLRANADHKARDGSGWTPLHLAARCGNAEVAAALLQVGAERDATTGDSGATAVDLARENKDSRLMEMLS